The DNA sequence CTCAGAGACTATACAAACAGGCACGACACCCATGTTAAGCAAACTGACTAATACTCATTCTGCGGCAAATCATCATTGATTTGGTAATAGTCTCCCTGTAATCCCCCCGAAAAATAATCGCGCTTTTAAGTAGAGACTTTTATGATGTGAATCAGAAGGAGTTATCTATGAAGAAGTCGAAGTTTTCGGATCACCAGATTCTGGCGATACTGAAGCAACATGAGGCTGGCGTTTCCGTTGCCGAATTAGCTCGTGAACACGGTGTCAGCACAGCCCTGATTTATCAATGGCGTTCAAAATATGGCGGTATGGACGCCGCCTTGATGAAGCGCCTCAAAGAGCTGGAAGCAGAGAATGCCCGCCTGAAGAAGATGTATGCCGAGGAGCGCATCAAAGCAGAGCTTCGCCAAGAGGCCCTCGAGGGAAAGCTGTAAGGCCATCCTGCCGCAAAGCAATGGCCCAAAAGGCTGTTCAGCGGGATGGCATCAGCATCCGTCTAGCCTGTGCGACCTTCGGCATTAGTGAGACTTGCTACCGCTATCAGGCAAAGCTCTCATGTGAGAACCAACAGATTGCAGGCTGGCTATTAAGTTTGACAGAGGCCCACAGACGCTGGGGGTTTGGCTTGTGTTTCCTTTACCTGCGGAATGTAAAAGGTTTTCCCTGGAATCATAAGCGGGTTTACCGTATTTATCGGGAGCTGGAGCTAAATTTACGAATAAAGCCCAAACGACTTATCAAACGCGACCATCCTGGCGAACTTGATGTGCCCACAGCGCCTAATCAGGTCTGGTCGATGGACTTTATGAGCGATGGGCTAATTGATGGTCGCTCATTGCGTACGTTCAATGTACTGGACGACTACAATCGTGAGGGCTTAGGCATTGAGGTTGACCTCTCTTTGCCAAGCAGCAGAGTGATACGAAGCCTTGAGCAGATTATTGAATGGCGAGGGAAGCCAATGGCGATACGTTGTGATAACGGCCCGGAGTATATCTCTCAGAAGCTAATTGACTGGGCAACCGAGCAACGTATTACTCTGCTATACATCCAACCTGGCAAGCCAACTCAGAATGCGTACATAGAGCGATTTAACCGAACCGTTCGGCATGAATGGTTGGATATGCACCAGTTCGAGAACGTTGCTCATGCCCAGCTATTGGCCACCCAATGGTTATGGCAATACAATAACGAAAGACCAAATACCGCCATTGGCGGTGTGCCGCCAAGGCAATTAATGTTGGCGGCTTAATCCTCTACTAAAAAGCTCGGTTATAAATGGGGGGATTACATCCCTTCTCGGCCACAAAAATATGCTTTTCAAGGCTGGTATTAGTTGGGGTATCGAGCGCACCTAAAGCTATACCTGTCCAATTGTGCTTCTCGGTATCCAGAGGATCAAAAAACAAAGAAGAGCCACAAACGGAACAAAAGCCCCTCCTTACTTTGAGCGATGATTGATACCAGGTTATGTATTCAGCTCCCGAGACATTAAGAGCTGAACGAGGAACATTAGCACTAACCAGAAAGTGACCGCTCCACTTGCGGCAATTGACGCAATGACACGCATCATTCTCACCCAGGTCACCGGCTATCTCAAAAGTTATTTTTCCGCAGAGACAAGAGCCTTTGTGCATAATGTGTTTCTCCAGAAACAAATCCAAACCATCACCAACCCTATCAAACCACCTTTTTGCAAAAAACATTCACCTAGATGAATAAACATCTTAATAAGATTAAAAAAGGGAAATTTATAACCAAAAAACCAGATTCTTTTATTTTCCGATAAATTATTTATTAAGCGTCACTCTCAATCATAGATGACACAACAGACGACATTATATCTTCACCTTTTTCAGTTATATCAGATGGAGAGTTCGGAAGTTCAACATACAAAAGTCCATATTTACACATATCTTTTCTAACCAAAGGGGCAGCTTTTCTTGCCAAAATATACAGAAGCTCATCAGGCCTAAAAGTTACCGCTTCCTCCAAACCAAAATCACTTACCTTACGACGAAGATAAGATTTTATTTTCATTACAGTTCTTGCTTTCAGCTTTGCCTGCTCCTCCCTAAGTACATTCAATTCATCGTCTTTTTTCTTCAGCTCCTCCTCCAAACGCTTCTTCTCTTCAGGCTCAATAGTGGAAACATTCAATATTTGATTTAAAGACTCTTCCCATCGAGCTTTTACTTTAGCTATTTGTTCTTCATTTTCCTCTCTTCTCTCATCATCCTCCTGATCAATACTTTGCTGTATATACCTGCGATCTATCCTATCACCAAGCTCCTTTTGGCGAGTATTTACATGTTTTATTTGCTCATCTAGGCGCCCTAACAACTCTGATGTATCTTTATTGAATTTATTTATGTTGTCATAAAATTGATTACTTGCATTTGTAGCGGCGAAGTAAAATGCAGCAGCAAGTGCAATTGAAAAGAATGCTAACAATATAGAAACCAATTCTGGCGGAGACAACTTAGTAAAATCCAAGCTTAAATCCCCACTAAAAATACGAACAGCCATATATATGGACACACCTATTACAGCAACCTCCCTCACCAACCTAAGCACATGACCAAAAGTAAATTCAGAGATTTTTACGTTATCCAATTTCATTATTAATATCCCTTTAGACTTTAAACTCTGCTTAAAGGCCTTTGGCCCTATAACCACTATTCTTGAAGACAAACTAGCCCAATTAAAAGCAACCGAGGAATGGAAAATTTATACTGTGCAGACTTTTAGCACAAGAAGAGATATTCAAATACCTATCACCATTCCCTCGGTACACTTTGAGCAATTACACTATACAGGCAACCAAACAGTAATACTTTGGCGGCATATGATCAACGAGCTTCTGTATGCTATTCCGTTTTACTCATCAACGAAAAGGCAATTACTCCCAGCGCACCGCAACCGGCAATAACAACACACATGCCAAGAGGCGTTCCGTTGTTCAACAAACCCAGCAATACACCACTTAAAGAACCCAGGCCAAACTGGGTGGCTCCGCACAATGCGGCTACCGCTCCGGCAGCTTTAGGATA is a window from the Porticoccaceae bacterium LTM1 genome containing:
- a CDS encoding IS3 family transposase (programmed frameshift); its protein translation is MKKSKFSDHQILAILKQHEAGVSVAELAREHGVSTALIYQWRSKYGGMDAALMKRLKELEAENARLKKMYAEERIKAELRQEALEGKPVRPSCRKAMAQKAVQRDGISIRLACATFGISETCYRYQAKLSCENQQIAGWLLSLTEAHRRWGFGLCFLYLRNVKGFPWNHKRVYRIYRELELNLRIKPKRLIKRDHPGELDVPTAPNQVWSMDFMSDGLIDGRSLRTFNVLDDYNREGLGIEVDLSLPSSRVIRSLEQIIEWRGKPMAIRCDNGPEYISQKLIDWATEQRITLLYIQPGKPTQNAYIERFNRTVRHEWLDMHQFENVAHAQLLATQWLWQYNNERPNTAIGGVPPRQLMLAA
- a CDS encoding GFA family protein, with amino-acid sequence MFFAKRWFDRVGDGLDLFLEKHIMHKGSCLCGKITFEIAGDLGENDACHCVNCRKWSGHFLVSANVPRSALNVSGAEYITWYQSSLKVRRGFCSVCGSSLFFDPLDTEKHNWTGIALGALDTPTNTSLEKHIFVAEKGCNPPIYNRAF